One Streptomyces fagopyri DNA window includes the following coding sequences:
- a CDS encoding alkaline phosphatase family protein has translation MSGTTVYRRRRAVVASALAFTAAAVGLWTGLGGSTTAHAAAGVPTPDHVVVVVFENHAYSQVIGSSSAPYINSLRTGGANLSQSYAETHPSQPNYYALFSGSTQGVTDDSCVRPGFSSAPNLASELIAAGRTWASYNETLPSQGSTTCSSGKYAQKHNPWFGFGNVPTSSAKTFAQFPADYTTLPQVSFVVPNLCSDMHDCSVSSGDTWLKNNLGAYATWAKTHNSLLVVTFDEDNRLSGNKIPTVLYGQQVTAGSSSTTTYNHYDLLRTLEDMHGLPHAGNAASGKDITGIWTS, from the coding sequence CCTCGCCTTCACCGCGGCCGCCGTGGGGCTGTGGACCGGGCTCGGCGGTTCCACCACCGCCCATGCCGCGGCCGGGGTCCCGACCCCGGACCACGTGGTCGTCGTGGTCTTCGAGAACCACGCGTACAGCCAGGTGATCGGCTCCTCCAGCGCCCCGTACATCAACTCGCTCAGGACCGGGGGCGCCAACCTCTCCCAGTCCTACGCCGAGACGCACCCGAGCCAGCCCAACTACTACGCCCTGTTCTCCGGCTCCACCCAGGGCGTCACGGACGACAGCTGCGTCAGGCCCGGCTTCTCCTCCGCGCCGAACCTCGCCTCCGAGCTGATCGCCGCCGGCAGGACCTGGGCGAGCTACAACGAGACACTGCCCAGCCAGGGCTCCACGACGTGCAGCAGCGGCAAGTACGCGCAGAAGCACAACCCGTGGTTCGGCTTCGGCAACGTACCGACGTCGAGCGCGAAGACCTTCGCGCAGTTCCCGGCCGACTACACGACGCTGCCGCAGGTCTCCTTCGTCGTCCCGAACCTGTGCAGCGACATGCACGACTGCTCGGTGTCCTCCGGGGACACCTGGCTGAAGAACAACCTGGGCGCCTACGCCACCTGGGCCAAGACCCACAACAGCCTGCTCGTCGTCACCTTCGACGAGGACAACCGGCTCAGCGGGAACAAGATCCCCACGGTGCTCTACGGCCAGCAGGTGACGGCCGGTTCCTCGTCCACCACCACCTACAACCACTACGACCTGCTGCGCACCCTGGAGGACATGCACGGCCTGCCGCACGCCGGCAACGCCGCCTCCGGCAAGGACATCACCGGCATCTGGACCTCCTGA